In Oxyura jamaicensis isolate SHBP4307 breed ruddy duck chromosome 23, BPBGC_Ojam_1.0, whole genome shotgun sequence, a single window of DNA contains:
- the SELENON gene encoding selenoprotein N isoform X1 translates to MAGPGAVSSRLALGLAALAALAAVKYYRDAEAARQQELALKSLGSEGLFLFSSLDTNNDLYLSPEEFKPIAEKLTGVTPVSEFEEEEMPDPTGETLSIVAKFQPLVMETMTKSKDGFLGISYVALSGLRNWTAPAAHMSVMLAKQFKAFLPPKNKFDLGDPWWIIPSELNIFTGYLSNNRFYPPPPKGKEITIHRLLSMFHPRPFVKTRFAPQGSVACIQAISTFYYAIAFRIHAEFQLNEPPYFPFWFSPGQFTGHIILSKDSSHVREFKLFVPNNRSLNVDMEWLYGASESSNMEVDIGYLPQMELESTGPSVPSVIYDENGNVIDSRDPSGEPIQFVFEEITWQQEIPWEEAAQKLEVAMYPFKKVSYFPFTQAFERAKAEKKLVHSILLWGALDDQSCUGSGRTLRETVLESSPILALLNESFISSWSLVKELEELQANRENEFYSKLADLHLEKYNFPVEMIICLPNGTVIHHINANYFLDITSMKPEDVESSVFSFSNHFDDPSTATYLQFLKEGLQRAKSYLQT, encoded by the exons ATGGCGGGGCCTGGTGCGGTTTCTTCGCGGCTGGCGCTAGGCCTCGCCGCCTTGGCTGCACTGGCCGCCGTCAAGTACTACCGGGACGCCGAAGCCGCCCGGCAGCAG GAGCTGGCACTGAAGTCTTTGGGAAGTGAGGgactgtttctcttttcttctctggacACAAACAATGATCTGTACCTCAGCCCAGAAGAATTCAAGCCAATAGCTGAGAAGCTGACGG GGGTTACTCCCGTCTCAGAATTTGAAGAGGAAGAGATGCCTGATCCAACTGGGGAGACATTGTCCATTGTGGCTAAATTCCAGCCTCTGGTAATGGAAACGATGACAAAGAGCAAAGATGGTTTCTTGGGA ATTTCTTACGTCGCTCTGTCTGGGCTGAGGAACTGGACTGCCCCCGCAGCCCATATGAGTGTAATGCTTGCCAAACAGTTTAAAGCCTTTCTTCCTCCGAAGAATAAATTTGATCTTGGGGATCCGTGGTGGATAATACCTAGTGAATTGAACATCTTCACTGGGTATCTTTCCAACAACAGATTTTACCCTCCACCTCCCAAGGGCAAAGAG ATCACAATCCACAGACTTCTGAGCATGTTCCACCCACGCCCCTTTGTAAAAACCCGCTTTGCTCCCCAAGGATCTGTGGCCTGTATCCAAGCCATCAGCACCTTCTACTATGCTATAGCATTCAG GATCCATGCTGAGTTCCAGCTGAATGAGCCACCATACTTCCCTTTCTGGTTTTCTCCAGGCCAGTTCACAGGTCACATCATCCTCTCCAAGGATTCTTCCCATGTCCGAGAGTTTAAGCTCTTCGTCCCTAACAACAG GTCGCTGAACGTTGATATGGAGTGGCTGTATGGGGCGAGTGAAAGCAGCAACATGGAAGTGGATATAGGTTATCTGCCTCAG ATGGAGCTGGAATCCACAGGGCCATCAGTCCCCTCTGTGATCTatgatgaaaatggaaatgtgatTGACAGCAGAGATCCCTCAGGGGAGCCTATTCAGTTTGTTTTCGAAGAGATAACCTGGCAGCAGGAAATCCCCTGGGAAGAGGCAGCCCAGAAGCTGGAAGTGGCCATGTATCCATTTAAAAAG GTCTCCTATTTTCCCTTCACACAAGCTTTTGAGAgagcaaaggcagaaaagaagcTGGTGCACTCGATCCTGCTCTGGGGTGCCCTGGATGACCAGTCCTGCTGAG GTTCAGGGCGAACTCTCCGGGAGACTGTCCTGGAAAGTTCGCCCATCCTTGCCCTGCTGAATGAGAGCTTCATTAGCAGCTGGTCGCTGGTAAAGGagctggaagagctgcag GCCAACAGAGAGAATGAGTTCTACAGCAAGCTGGCTGACCTGCACCTTGAGAAATACAATTTCCCTGTGGAGATGATCATCTGCCTCCCCAATGGCACGGTG attCACCATATCAATGCCAACTACTTCTTGGATATTACTTCTATGAAGCCTGAAGATGTTGAAAGTAGTGTCTTTAGTTTCTCAAACCATTTTGATGACCCTTCTACTGCAACTTACCTCCAGTTTCTGAAGGAAGGACTGCAAAGAGCAAAATCATACCTGCAGACCTAA
- the SELENON gene encoding selenoprotein N isoform X2 — MAGPGAVSSRLALGLAALAALAAVKYYRDAEAARQQELALKSLGSEGLFLFSSLDTNNDLYLSPEEFKPIAEKLTGVTPVSEFEEEEMPDPTGETLSIVAKFQPLISYVALSGLRNWTAPAAHMSVMLAKQFKAFLPPKNKFDLGDPWWIIPSELNIFTGYLSNNRFYPPPPKGKEITIHRLLSMFHPRPFVKTRFAPQGSVACIQAISTFYYAIAFRIHAEFQLNEPPYFPFWFSPGQFTGHIILSKDSSHVREFKLFVPNNRSLNVDMEWLYGASESSNMEVDIGYLPQMELESTGPSVPSVIYDENGNVIDSRDPSGEPIQFVFEEITWQQEIPWEEAAQKLEVAMYPFKKVSYFPFTQAFERAKAEKKLVHSILLWGALDDQSCUGSGRTLRETVLESSPILALLNESFISSWSLVKELEELQANRENEFYSKLADLHLEKYNFPVEMIICLPNGTVIHHINANYFLDITSMKPEDVESSVFSFSNHFDDPSTATYLQFLKEGLQRAKSYLQT, encoded by the exons ATGGCGGGGCCTGGTGCGGTTTCTTCGCGGCTGGCGCTAGGCCTCGCCGCCTTGGCTGCACTGGCCGCCGTCAAGTACTACCGGGACGCCGAAGCCGCCCGGCAGCAG GAGCTGGCACTGAAGTCTTTGGGAAGTGAGGgactgtttctcttttcttctctggacACAAACAATGATCTGTACCTCAGCCCAGAAGAATTCAAGCCAATAGCTGAGAAGCTGACGG GGGTTACTCCCGTCTCAGAATTTGAAGAGGAAGAGATGCCTGATCCAACTGGGGAGACATTGTCCATTGTGGCTAAATTCCAGCCTCTG ATTTCTTACGTCGCTCTGTCTGGGCTGAGGAACTGGACTGCCCCCGCAGCCCATATGAGTGTAATGCTTGCCAAACAGTTTAAAGCCTTTCTTCCTCCGAAGAATAAATTTGATCTTGGGGATCCGTGGTGGATAATACCTAGTGAATTGAACATCTTCACTGGGTATCTTTCCAACAACAGATTTTACCCTCCACCTCCCAAGGGCAAAGAG ATCACAATCCACAGACTTCTGAGCATGTTCCACCCACGCCCCTTTGTAAAAACCCGCTTTGCTCCCCAAGGATCTGTGGCCTGTATCCAAGCCATCAGCACCTTCTACTATGCTATAGCATTCAG GATCCATGCTGAGTTCCAGCTGAATGAGCCACCATACTTCCCTTTCTGGTTTTCTCCAGGCCAGTTCACAGGTCACATCATCCTCTCCAAGGATTCTTCCCATGTCCGAGAGTTTAAGCTCTTCGTCCCTAACAACAG GTCGCTGAACGTTGATATGGAGTGGCTGTATGGGGCGAGTGAAAGCAGCAACATGGAAGTGGATATAGGTTATCTGCCTCAG ATGGAGCTGGAATCCACAGGGCCATCAGTCCCCTCTGTGATCTatgatgaaaatggaaatgtgatTGACAGCAGAGATCCCTCAGGGGAGCCTATTCAGTTTGTTTTCGAAGAGATAACCTGGCAGCAGGAAATCCCCTGGGAAGAGGCAGCCCAGAAGCTGGAAGTGGCCATGTATCCATTTAAAAAG GTCTCCTATTTTCCCTTCACACAAGCTTTTGAGAgagcaaaggcagaaaagaagcTGGTGCACTCGATCCTGCTCTGGGGTGCCCTGGATGACCAGTCCTGCTGAG GTTCAGGGCGAACTCTCCGGGAGACTGTCCTGGAAAGTTCGCCCATCCTTGCCCTGCTGAATGAGAGCTTCATTAGCAGCTGGTCGCTGGTAAAGGagctggaagagctgcag GCCAACAGAGAGAATGAGTTCTACAGCAAGCTGGCTGACCTGCACCTTGAGAAATACAATTTCCCTGTGGAGATGATCATCTGCCTCCCCAATGGCACGGTG attCACCATATCAATGCCAACTACTTCTTGGATATTACTTCTATGAAGCCTGAAGATGTTGAAAGTAGTGTCTTTAGTTTCTCAAACCATTTTGATGACCCTTCTACTGCAACTTACCTCCAGTTTCTGAAGGAAGGACTGCAAAGAGCAAAATCATACCTGCAGACCTAA